In Terriglobia bacterium, the DNA window AGGCGACTACCGGATACGCCAAGGCTGGAAAGTCGTCGACGGAAAGCTGGTAACGCGGCACAGCGCTTTCGGCGGGATCGCTGAAGTCATCGTTCTGATTGCCGCCATAATAGAGGCCGAAGCCGGTGCGGATGGTGGTCTTCCCATGCAACGCCGAGGGGGCCCAGGCCACTCCGAGGCGCGGGCCGAAATCCTTGGTATTGGGATCGTAGTAGGGCGTTCCCTTCGGGCAGAAACCGCCGCAGCCGAGAATATCCACCACCGCGGAGCGGTTCAGGATCTCGTGCATCACCGAATAATACTCGTAGCGAAGCCCGAGGTTTAGCGTGAGTGTGGGGCTCACCCGAAACTCATCCTGCGCATAGCCCTGATAAAACGTCCGACGGTTACCGACAACGCCTTCGCCCTGCAGGTATGTCGCCGAATCGGCCTGGTTGTTGATGAGCTCGTTCAGGCCCGCATAGGCGATGTTCGAAGTCGTCAGCGTGTTCCCCGAGTTGTTCAGGCGGATGCGGCGGATATCGACTCCGAATTTCAATGTGTGGCGGCCGCTTACCCTGCTCAAGTTGTCGATATAGGAGAACGAGGTGCCCACCTCGGTGTCGAGCGACGTGTCGCTGACGCCGTCAAAGATGCCGCCGACATCGAGCGCGATCGGTGAAGTTCCGTTTGTGTAGTTGTGATAGTTGGCCCGGTTTACGCCGAACTTCACTTCATTGACAGTGGTGGGTGAGATGATCCGCTGGAATTGCATCACGACGTTGGTAGGAACATGCGGGATCACGTTGCGAGTGCCGAGCGCGTCCTGCGGTTGATCGATGTACGCGTTATCCACGTTGTACCGAAAGAACGCGGTATTGGTGTCATTGAACCGATAGTCGAAGCGGAACATGCCGGCATCCTCGCGAATGGTGTCGGCGGTGACTACCTTCAGTTGATCGGTATTCGCATCCAGCGGTGTCTGTCCGGCCGGATACGCATCGAGAATCGGCTTCAACGCCGGCGAAGTAGCCAGCACCTGCGCCTTCAGAGCGGCATTCGGCACGATGTTCACAAAAGTCTGGCCGAGGCTTTGCCGCAGACCCTCATAATTCGCATAGAAGAACGCTTTGTTTTTCACCACCGGCCCGCCGAGACTTGCGCCAAACTGGTGCAGCGTGAAATCCGGAAGGGTGGCATCATCAAAGGGCGATCGCGCGTCAAGCGCATCGTTCCGCACGGCATAGAACGTGCTCCCGTGGAATTCGTTGGTGCCGGTCTTCGAGACCACGTTGATCTGCGCACCGCCCGCAGCTCCGCTTTCCGCCGTGTAATTGGAGGTGCTGACGCGGAATTCCGAAATGGCATCGAGCGCAATGTTCAGGCGCGTGTCGGATTTCTGCGTCTGCTCCTGGACACCGCTGGTGTCGATACCGTCGAAGGTGAAATTGCTGTCATCTAGAGAATGGCCCGCGAACTGAATCGAACGCTGCGCCCCGTCGCCGTAGTCGATGGCGCCCGGCGCCAGCATCATCAGGCTGGCCCAGTTCCGGCCACTCACGGGAATGTC includes these proteins:
- a CDS encoding TonB-dependent receptor, which encodes MRRLGLFSCLLGVSSACLLAQDRAAIDGAVTDPSGALVSGVSIELKSAATGLRRLTISSEEGLYQVTALPVGTYTLTIAKPGFRPVSIEPIDLQYGETRTIDAHLEVGETSETVQVTAAAETVNRTNAEVGGVIESPQIKDIPVSGRNWASLMMLAPGAIDYGDGAQRSIQFAGHSLDDSNFTFDGIDTSGVQEQTQKSDTRLNIALDAISEFRVSTSNYTAESGAAGGAQINVVSKTGTNEFHGSTFYAVRNDALDARSPFDDATLPDFTLHQFGASLGGPVVKNKAFFYANYEGLRQSLGQTFVNIVPNAALKAQVLATSPALKPILDAYPAGQTPLDANTDQLKVVTADTIREDAGMFRFDYRFNDTNTAFFRYNVDNAYIDQPQDALGTRNVIPHVPTNVVMQFQRIISPTTVNEVKFGVNRANYHNYTNGTSPIALDVGGIFDGVSDTSLDTEVGTSFSYIDNLSRVSGRHTLKFGVDIRRIRLNNSGNTLTTSNIAYAGLNELINNQADSATYLQGEGVVGNRRTFYQGYAQDEFRVSPTLTLNLGLRYEYYSVMHEILNRSAVVDILGCGGFCPKGTPYYDPNTKDFGPRLGVAWAPSALHGKTTIRTGFGLYYGGNQNDDFSDPAESAVPRYQLSVDDFPALAYPVVA